A genomic region of Zalophus californianus isolate mZalCal1 chromosome 11, mZalCal1.pri.v2, whole genome shotgun sequence contains the following coding sequences:
- the EXPH5 gene encoding exophilin-5 isoform X5: protein MSIYDILRPGAPREGFKTFSPRTKTIYDMYRTREPRLLKEDYVQKNTFGSTSLCFDSRQRLASPATRYFTARSLHFPTITQNKSGFIPPRHQQSPKRTPLSSIIWNRSDSSGDRQSQEEFLRAPSPMEIDTADQYTYPRCFQENRRYGFYRSQSVYQGVHFNAPMDNAMSPDPFENSENVPFYPQENPFARSLSSNTFGRNREQRFRQSPFWDQQEEHSSWSDFHQSRHPFPSSDRDFEMISTEANSALAAHGHGVLSQRWGSFSSSYRTNMFRDQEEPHPWQFDSQISMLESMEVSQGNGSQSAHFDMPSVCPVTGPSYHITSGRSVCQEGSPPTEVHINKEPYSFGIAQTLVSSFKTSFPQIPDDRGNPQSPIFQNPTVTVQKIKPASLPIKTYTQVTVTKRNSVDSPPLIESPPDISAIDVSHEKDLNESVLEEDKQLNKMDQTNMTSEVPQPDSQTVISNPSPDFRNPLSQDSAKSKGFALNASTTVSSKRSPGVIARKDISKIHLSHGDKSNELKKDRNFTGNRKVGSATALPFIQESRTKSFPSPNPGGHQEARVSHEDSSGIIRNHHWSSAPDNQNAQSPEKPAILDAEEEQHSTTHSTNCSRSAAGHKIPGDSLDLSSGIPPDNSPSNNSSLEALAIPSTTAFSRKGPSGKDPSLGEAEQKDNDSKHQNDQFALSSSENPKSHDNCVLVHNEVVDAVICHSRPPFKDGKGKGKIRRCISCFEKLSKTESRSAPTSDNSNLREMNRSNSKRPEVQTTYCISPRKSASFLINNRKSESKIMPSSFRNEPLPFQIKNKVEDPGGKYASNKFSSSSSESESRCSKAVSVAPEATKRMTNMKNIGSASVRKGPPPFLTKRAVSCPSGAPDASNGRDEREECLVSSTDASALTLRPWETIISPPENNSPVSNCSLPKGHPQREDFREHTEKDCKVAASRTGLFSNEHPLPFSSDMSRKESGKTLHKFKTTSMFSVSGDEDNVKCLEVVSIYYTLPRKYSKKFCNILEKYTQQIDSLTESTKVETEAFPNAFEKNKLNYSMQEQSGTPPSEGQKMLVSSAQEKSYCVSHTTEDTTASPDRRPSEPTLQEMASTAADVSLHKGELKTGAISPDNFAKTPLGNAQSRKERGKKWQNETLHVLSMLQGKKVTEEKSENCQQPVKLGNGGPSNLPARSEENVGNSQTVRSSGECAGNTVVITAPGTAECLQKDITGKAVVGSSNGLQPWQVRGEIGTDFQKETVKALSDSESQVFALPPALHDLHLDEGTCSGEPDLDSSQSEPRELPQRSQEVSMTENSKAEDEMQKLAWDQPSLPEGSNKNKTSVDDPEKGKNRSLVKHRLAAMSKASRKFSAKDLSPRRHVATIFPQSGNSCGFGSLSLGTPERDPLSPEPTPKSRESRNERRLSSDVMEAEKSENSFQVPVRSNREASTQLSNQKSNGISQLRQSESKNISASSPKYEKSKDVAAAQTLERESGALAQPTFASRGEADFSDHQRRLNPPFPLEPAEKSRGSIPLATYRQQRSASSLEWEPEPHPYRSNSLKSISVHSDLVRKSHPPKVRERHFSENTSVVNALSQLTLGNEFPSDSRYSRRFRSFSELSCCNANDNRALCSGRTKMGPRSATSISRPIDYGIFGKEQQLAFLENVKRSLTQGRLWKPSFLKNPGFLKDDVINAPNPTELSSSNSPRSQMPEDALSPSAPLNIYEENPVDSDCDTDTTTDDEYYLDENDKESEL from the coding sequence ATGTCTATCTATGACATCCTGAGGCCAGGAGCCCCTAGGGAAGGTTTTAAAACCTTTTCTCCTAGAACAAAAACAATTTATGATATGTACAGGACAAGGGAGCCCAGACTCTTAAAAGAAGATTATGTGCAAAAGAATACTTTTGGTAGTACTTCTCTGTGTTTCGACAGCAGGCAACGATTGGCTTCACCAGCTACAAGATATTTCACAGCAAGAAGCTTACATTTTCCAACCATCACTCAGAACAAGAGTGGGTTTATACCACCAAGACACCAGCAGAGCCCAAAGAGAACTCCTTTATCATCCATCATATGGAATAGATCAGATTCTTCTGGAGATAGGCAGAGCCAGGAAGAGTTCCTGAGGGCCCCGTCACCCATGGAGATTGATACTGCCGACCAGTATACGTATCCCAGGTGTTTTCAGGAGAACAGGAGATACGGATTTTACCGTTCACAGAGTGTTTACCAAGGTGTTCATTTTAATGCCCCCATGGATAATGCAATGAGTCCTGACCCGTTTGAGAACTCAGAGAATGTGCCATTCTACCCTCAAGAAAACCCATTTGCTAGATCTCTCTCTAGCAACACCTTTGGACGAAACAGGGAACAGAGATTTAGGCAAAGTCCTTTTTGGGACCAACAGGAAGAACATTCTTCCTGGTCTGACTTCCATCAAAGCAGGCATCCATTCCCTTCTTCTGACAGAGACTTTGAAATGATTTCCACGGAAGCAAATAGTGCATTAGCTGCACATGGCCATGGTGTTCTTTCTCAACGCTGGGGATCATTTTCTTCTAGTTACAGAACAAATATGTTCAGAGATCAAGAAGAGCCACACCCCTGGCAGTTTGATTCTCAGATATCCATGCTGGAGAGCATGGAGGTGTCACAAGGTAATGGGAGCCAGTCAGCTCATTTCGACATGCCCAGTGTTTGCCCTGTGACTGGTCCAAGCTATCACATCACGTCTGGTAGGTCAGTATGTCAAGAGGGCAGTCCTCCTACAGAAGTCCACATCAACAAAGAACCTTACTCATTTGGCATTGCTCAGACTCTAGTATCCTCGTTTAAAACTTCCTTCCCCCAGATTCCTGATGACAGAGGGAATCCTCAGAGTCCCATCTTTCAGAATCCCACAGTCACTGTGCAGAAAATTAAGCCTGCCTCTCTTCCAATAAAAACCTATACACAAGTCACTGTGACCAAGAGGAATTCAGTTGATTCTCCACCTCTTATTGAAAGCCCGCCCGATATCTCGGCCATAGATGTGAGTCATGAGAAAGACTTGAATGAATCTGTTTTGGAAGAAGATAAACAACTAAACAAGATGGACCAGACAAACATGACAAGTGAAGTACCCCAACCTGATTCACAGACTGTAATCTCTAACCCTTCCCCCGATTTTCGAAATCCCCTGTCCCAGGACTCAGCTAAGAGCAAAGGATTTGCTTTGAATGCATCTACCACAGTAAGTTCAAAAAGGTCACCCGGAGTCATTGCCAGGAAAGATATATCCAAAATTCATCTATCACACGGAGATAAATCCAATGAACTAAAAAAAGATAGGAATTTTACTGGGAATAGAAAAGTTGGCTCAGCAACTGCCCTTCCTTTCATTCAGGAAAGCAGAACAAAGTCTTTTCCCAGCCCAAATCCAGGTGGTCATCAGGAAGCAAGAGTAAGCCATGAAGATAGTTCAGGCATTATTAGAAATCACCACTGGAGCTCTGCACCTGATAATCAAAATGCACAGTCTCCAGAAAAGCCTGCTATTTTAGATGCCGAGGAAGAACAACATAGCACAACTCATTCTACGAACTGTAGCAGATCAGCTGCTGGTCACAAGATCCCAGGGGACTCTTTAGATCTGTCATCAGGTATACCACCTGATAACTCACCATCGAATAATTCTTCCCTTGAGGCTCTGGCGATTCCTTCTACAACAGCGTTCTCCAGGAAAGGTCCTTCAGGCAAAGATCCATCTTTGGGAGAAGCGGAGCAAAAAGACAATGATAGCAAACACCAAAATGATCAGTTTGCCCTAAGCTCCTCAGAAAACCCAAAGAGTCATGATAATTGTGTGCTTGTACATAATGAGGTGGTTGATGCTGTCATATGCCACTCCCGCCCTCCTTTCaaggatggaaaaggaaaaggaaaaataagacgaTGCATTTCCTGTTTTGAAAAGTTAAGCAAAACGGAAAGCAGATCGGCACCTACAAGTGATAACAGTAACCTCAGGGAGATGAATCGAAGCAATTCCAAGCGTCCTGAGGTTCAAACTACTTATTGTATCTCACCAAGAAAATCAGCCAGTTTTCTCATCAATAACAGGAAGTCAGAAAGTAAGATAATGCCTTCTTCATTTAGGAATGAACCACTTCCATTCCAAATCAAAAATAAGGTGGAAGACCCAGGAGGGAAGTACGCGTCAAACAAATTCAGTTCCAGTTCTTCGGAGTCAGAAAGCAGATGTTCCAAAGCAGTTTCAGTAGCACCTGAAGCCACAAAGAGGAtgacaaatatgaaaaacattGGATCTGCTTCTGTTAGAAAAGGACCACCTCCGTTCCTCACCAAGAGGGCTGTGTCATGTCCTTCAGGGGCACCAGATGCCTCAAATGggagagatgaaagagaagaaTGCTTGGTCTCAAGCACAGATGCTTCTGCTCTAACACTAAGACCTTGGGAGACAATCATTAGCCCTCCGGAAAACAACTCACCCGTTAGCAATTGTTCTTTACCCAAAGGACACCCCCAAAGGGAAGACTTTCGAGAACACACTGAAAAGGATTGTAAAGTTGCTGCCTCCAGGACAGGTCTGTTCTCAAATGAACACCCTTTACCTTTTTCCTCAGACATGTCaagaaaagaaagtgggaaaACATTACATAAATTTAAGACTACTAGTATGTTTTCGGTTTCTGGTGATGAAGATAATGTGAAATGTCTTGAGGTGGTTTCAATATATTACACTCTGCCGAGGAAATACAGCAAAAAATTCTGTAACATTCTCGAAAAGTATACACAGCAAATCGATTCACTTACAGAGTCAACTAAAGTGGAGACCGAAGCATTTCCTAAtgcttttgaaaagaacaaactaaattaTTCTATGCAGGAGCAGTCAGGAACACCTCCCTCTGAAGGTCAAAAGATGCTGGTCAGCTCTGCTCAGGAGAAGAGCTATTGTGTTTCTCACACCACTGAAGATACGACTGCTTCACCAGACCGGAGACCCTCAGAGCCCACATTACAGGAAATGGCTTCTACTGCAGCAGATGTTTCTCTTCATAAAGGAGAATTGAAAACTGGAGCGATTTCCCCAGATAACTTCGCTAAAACACCTCTAGGCAATGCACagagcagaaaggagagagggaaaaaatggcaGAATGAAACCCTGCATGTTTTATCAATGcttcaggggaaaaaagttacagaagagaaatcagaaaactgTCAGCAGCCCGTTAAATTGGGTAATGGTGGTCCTTCTAATCTTCCAGCCCGTTCAGAAGAGAATGTTGGAAATTCCCAAACCGTAAGAAGTTCTGGGGAGTGTGCAGGTAACACTGTGGTCATTACAGCTCCTGGAACTGCAGAATGCCTTCAGAAAGATATCACAGGCAAAGCTGTGGTTGGTAGCTCCAATGGATTGCAGCCGTGGCAGGTCAGAGGGGAAATTGGAACAGATTTCCAAAAAGAGACTGTTAAAGCACTTTCTGACTCCGAAAGCCAGGTCTTTGCTCTTCCTCCAGCTTTGCATGATCTACACCTTGACGAAGGGACTTGTTCAGGAGAGCCAGATTTAGACAGTTCGCAGTCTGAACCCAGAGAACTACCGCAAAGGAGTCAGGAGGTAAGTATGACAGAGAACAGTAAAGCTGAAGACGAAATGCAAAAGTTGGCATGGGATCAACCTTCACTTCCTGAaggaagcaataaaaataaaaccagcgTGGATGacccagaaaaaggaaaaaacagatctTTAGTTAAACACAGATTGGCAGCCATGTCCAAAGCCAGCAGAAAATTCTCAGCTAAAGATTTAAGCCCCAGAAGACATGTAGCTACTATCTTCCCCCAAAGTGGGAACAGCTGTGGCTTTGGCAGCCTATCTCTTGGCACACCAGAGCGCGACCCTCTGTCCCCTGAGCCTACTCCAAAGtccagagaatccagaaatgaacGCAGGTTGAGTAGCGATGTCATGGAGGCGGAGAAATCCGAGAACTCTTTCCAGGTTCCTGTAAGATCCAACAGAGAAGCTTCTACACAGTTAAGCAATCAGAAGTCTAACGGCATTTCACAACTACGTCAGAGTGAGTCTAAAAATATCTCAGCATCATCACCAAAGTATGAGAAGTCTAAAGATGTAGCAGCAGCTCAGACCTTGGAAAGAGAGTCAGGAGCCTTGGCCCAACCCACATTCGCCAGCCGCGGGGAAGCGGACTTCTCTGACCATCAGAGAAGACTGAACCCTCCTTTTCCACTGGAGCCTGCAGAGAAATCCAGAGGAAGCATCCCGTTGGCCACTTACCGGCAGCAACGAAGTGCTTCCTCTCTGGAGTGGGAACCTGAACCACATCCCTATCGTTCAAACAGTTTAAAAAGCATCAGTGTGCACAGTGATCTGGTACGCAAAAGTCATCCTCCAAAAGTCAGGGAGCGCCATTTTTCTGAGAACACGTCTGTTGTCAATGCCCTGAGTCAGCTGACCCTAGGGAATGAATTCCCTAGCGACAGCAGGTACAGTCGAAGATTCAGATCCTTTTCTGAGCTTTCCTGCTGTAATGCAAATGATAATCGGGCTTTGTGTAGTGGCAGGACAAAAATGGGCCCCAGGTCGGCAACATCTATATCCAGACCCATTGACTATGGAATTTTTGGGAAAGAACAACAGTTGGCTTTCTTGGAGAATGTAAAGAGGTCACTCACGCAAGGAAGATTATGGAAGCCAAGTTTTCTCAAGAACCCTGGTTTCCTGAAAGATGATGTAATTAATGCTCCTAATCCAACAGAGCTATCCAGCTCAAATTCTCCTCGCAGCCAGATGCCAGAAGATGCCTTATCTCCAAGCGCACCACTTAATATCTATGAAGAGAATCCAGTGGACTCAGACTGTGACACAGACACAACCACGGATGATGAATACTATCTAGATGAAAATGACAAAGAGTCAGAACTGTGA
- the EXPH5 gene encoding exophilin-5 isoform X1, giving the protein MSLRCCRNEPCRCGPFPKFVVFDFQRGGLLIGYGIKFLKLVFYTLKNVFVTGGAKELKCNSHTVENMTKVPRGFDFSFLNDEEARKILQVLERNEELQRSERDRISKLQKTKRDIRWLQGVTGEWFEEIQRKKFCNETDVSQMLKQPLTYRLRKGMAENDPMELQTSRSKATANQRNPTSISSRLSFRSSFASLFSFRKSRKETLKLQSLGQKGYDSHSGPPVSVRRTITQAKIHSSPLENPPVESAFVPRPTGMREGSGMPQWDASLLENEFFQVLDDLDNKLAQEQCPSSVNTTTPLNYGSRTQFSHFYSRGNTHGNITGRHKNHYNETSNMSIYDILRPGAPREGFKTFSPRTKTIYDMYRTREPRLLKEDYVQKNTFGSTSLCFDSRQRLASPATRYFTARSLHFPTITQNKSGFIPPRHQQSPKRTPLSSIIWNRSDSSGDRQSQEEFLRAPSPMEIDTADQYTYPRCFQENRRYGFYRSQSVYQGVHFNAPMDNAMSPDPFENSENVPFYPQENPFARSLSSNTFGRNREQRFRQSPFWDQQEEHSSWSDFHQSRHPFPSSDRDFEMISTEANSALAAHGHGVLSQRWGSFSSSYRTNMFRDQEEPHPWQFDSQISMLESMEVSQGNGSQSAHFDMPSVCPVTGPSYHITSGRSVCQEGSPPTEVHINKEPYSFGIAQTLVSSFKTSFPQIPDDRGNPQSPIFQNPTVTVQKIKPASLPIKTYTQVTVTKRNSVDSPPLIESPPDISAIDVSHEKDLNESVLEEDKQLNKMDQTNMTSEVPQPDSQTVISNPSPDFRNPLSQDSAKSKGFALNASTTVSSKRSPGVIARKDISKIHLSHGDKSNELKKDRNFTGNRKVGSATALPFIQESRTKSFPSPNPGGHQEARVSHEDSSGIIRNHHWSSAPDNQNAQSPEKPAILDAEEEQHSTTHSTNCSRSAAGHKIPGDSLDLSSGIPPDNSPSNNSSLEALAIPSTTAFSRKGPSGKDPSLGEAEQKDNDSKHQNDQFALSSSENPKSHDNCVLVHNEVVDAVICHSRPPFKDGKGKGKIRRCISCFEKLSKTESRSAPTSDNSNLREMNRSNSKRPEVQTTYCISPRKSASFLINNRKSESKIMPSSFRNEPLPFQIKNKVEDPGGKYASNKFSSSSSESESRCSKAVSVAPEATKRMTNMKNIGSASVRKGPPPFLTKRAVSCPSGAPDASNGRDEREECLVSSTDASALTLRPWETIISPPENNSPVSNCSLPKGHPQREDFREHTEKDCKVAASRTGLFSNEHPLPFSSDMSRKESGKTLHKFKTTSMFSVSGDEDNVKCLEVVSIYYTLPRKYSKKFCNILEKYTQQIDSLTESTKVETEAFPNAFEKNKLNYSMQEQSGTPPSEGQKMLVSSAQEKSYCVSHTTEDTTASPDRRPSEPTLQEMASTAADVSLHKGELKTGAISPDNFAKTPLGNAQSRKERGKKWQNETLHVLSMLQGKKVTEEKSENCQQPVKLGNGGPSNLPARSEENVGNSQTVRSSGECAGNTVVITAPGTAECLQKDITGKAVVGSSNGLQPWQVRGEIGTDFQKETVKALSDSESQVFALPPALHDLHLDEGTCSGEPDLDSSQSEPRELPQRSQEVSMTENSKAEDEMQKLAWDQPSLPEGSNKNKTSVDDPEKGKNRSLVKHRLAAMSKASRKFSAKDLSPRRHVATIFPQSGNSCGFGSLSLGTPERDPLSPEPTPKSRESRNERRLSSDVMEAEKSENSFQVPVRSNREASTQLSNQKSNGISQLRQSESKNISASSPKYEKSKDVAAAQTLERESGALAQPTFASRGEADFSDHQRRLNPPFPLEPAEKSRGSIPLATYRQQRSASSLEWEPEPHPYRSNSLKSISVHSDLVRKSHPPKVRERHFSENTSVVNALSQLTLGNEFPSDSRYSRRFRSFSELSCCNANDNRALCSGRTKMGPRSATSISRPIDYGIFGKEQQLAFLENVKRSLTQGRLWKPSFLKNPGFLKDDVINAPNPTELSSSNSPRSQMPEDALSPSAPLNIYEENPVDSDCDTDTTTDDEYYLDENDKESEL; this is encoded by the exons caAACTCCAGAAGACAAAGAGGGATATCAGATGGCTTCAGGGAGTGACTGGCGAATGGTTTgaggaaattcaaagaaaaaagttctGCAATGAAACAGATGTTAGCCAAATGTTAAAACAACCACTTACATACAGACTAAGGAAGGGGATGGCAGAAAATG ATCCCATGGAATTACAAACATCAAGATCTAAAGCTACAGCTAATCAAAGAAACCCAACATCCATTTCTTCTCGGCTGAGTTTCAGATCGTCGTTTGCTTCCCTGTTCTCATTCAGAAAATCCAGAAAGGAGACTTTAAAGCTTCAGTCGCTGGGACAGAAAGG ATATGACAGCCACTCAGGACCTCCTGTGTCTGTGAGGCGAACCATTACG CAGGCAAAAATACACAGCTCACCTCTGGAAAATCCACCAGTTGAGAGTGCATTTGTCCCCAGGCCAACAGGCATGAGGGAGGGAAGTGGCATGCCCCAGTGGGATGCCTCACTGCTGGAAAATGAGTTTTTCCAAG TTTTAGATGATTTGGATAACAAACTGGCTCAGGAACAGTGTCCAAGCTCAGTGAATACCACAACACCTCTCAACTATGGATCGAGAACACAGTTCAGTCATTTCTACTCTAGGGGAAACACACATGGTAATATCACAGGACGGCACAAAAACCACTATAATGAAACTTCTAATATGTCTATCTATGACATCCTGAGGCCAGGAGCCCCTAGGGAAGGTTTTAAAACCTTTTCTCCTAGAACAAAAACAATTTATGATATGTACAGGACAAGGGAGCCCAGACTCTTAAAAGAAGATTATGTGCAAAAGAATACTTTTGGTAGTACTTCTCTGTGTTTCGACAGCAGGCAACGATTGGCTTCACCAGCTACAAGATATTTCACAGCAAGAAGCTTACATTTTCCAACCATCACTCAGAACAAGAGTGGGTTTATACCACCAAGACACCAGCAGAGCCCAAAGAGAACTCCTTTATCATCCATCATATGGAATAGATCAGATTCTTCTGGAGATAGGCAGAGCCAGGAAGAGTTCCTGAGGGCCCCGTCACCCATGGAGATTGATACTGCCGACCAGTATACGTATCCCAGGTGTTTTCAGGAGAACAGGAGATACGGATTTTACCGTTCACAGAGTGTTTACCAAGGTGTTCATTTTAATGCCCCCATGGATAATGCAATGAGTCCTGACCCGTTTGAGAACTCAGAGAATGTGCCATTCTACCCTCAAGAAAACCCATTTGCTAGATCTCTCTCTAGCAACACCTTTGGACGAAACAGGGAACAGAGATTTAGGCAAAGTCCTTTTTGGGACCAACAGGAAGAACATTCTTCCTGGTCTGACTTCCATCAAAGCAGGCATCCATTCCCTTCTTCTGACAGAGACTTTGAAATGATTTCCACGGAAGCAAATAGTGCATTAGCTGCACATGGCCATGGTGTTCTTTCTCAACGCTGGGGATCATTTTCTTCTAGTTACAGAACAAATATGTTCAGAGATCAAGAAGAGCCACACCCCTGGCAGTTTGATTCTCAGATATCCATGCTGGAGAGCATGGAGGTGTCACAAGGTAATGGGAGCCAGTCAGCTCATTTCGACATGCCCAGTGTTTGCCCTGTGACTGGTCCAAGCTATCACATCACGTCTGGTAGGTCAGTATGTCAAGAGGGCAGTCCTCCTACAGAAGTCCACATCAACAAAGAACCTTACTCATTTGGCATTGCTCAGACTCTAGTATCCTCGTTTAAAACTTCCTTCCCCCAGATTCCTGATGACAGAGGGAATCCTCAGAGTCCCATCTTTCAGAATCCCACAGTCACTGTGCAGAAAATTAAGCCTGCCTCTCTTCCAATAAAAACCTATACACAAGTCACTGTGACCAAGAGGAATTCAGTTGATTCTCCACCTCTTATTGAAAGCCCGCCCGATATCTCGGCCATAGATGTGAGTCATGAGAAAGACTTGAATGAATCTGTTTTGGAAGAAGATAAACAACTAAACAAGATGGACCAGACAAACATGACAAGTGAAGTACCCCAACCTGATTCACAGACTGTAATCTCTAACCCTTCCCCCGATTTTCGAAATCCCCTGTCCCAGGACTCAGCTAAGAGCAAAGGATTTGCTTTGAATGCATCTACCACAGTAAGTTCAAAAAGGTCACCCGGAGTCATTGCCAGGAAAGATATATCCAAAATTCATCTATCACACGGAGATAAATCCAATGAACTAAAAAAAGATAGGAATTTTACTGGGAATAGAAAAGTTGGCTCAGCAACTGCCCTTCCTTTCATTCAGGAAAGCAGAACAAAGTCTTTTCCCAGCCCAAATCCAGGTGGTCATCAGGAAGCAAGAGTAAGCCATGAAGATAGTTCAGGCATTATTAGAAATCACCACTGGAGCTCTGCACCTGATAATCAAAATGCACAGTCTCCAGAAAAGCCTGCTATTTTAGATGCCGAGGAAGAACAACATAGCACAACTCATTCTACGAACTGTAGCAGATCAGCTGCTGGTCACAAGATCCCAGGGGACTCTTTAGATCTGTCATCAGGTATACCACCTGATAACTCACCATCGAATAATTCTTCCCTTGAGGCTCTGGCGATTCCTTCTACAACAGCGTTCTCCAGGAAAGGTCCTTCAGGCAAAGATCCATCTTTGGGAGAAGCGGAGCAAAAAGACAATGATAGCAAACACCAAAATGATCAGTTTGCCCTAAGCTCCTCAGAAAACCCAAAGAGTCATGATAATTGTGTGCTTGTACATAATGAGGTGGTTGATGCTGTCATATGCCACTCCCGCCCTCCTTTCaaggatggaaaaggaaaaggaaaaataagacgaTGCATTTCCTGTTTTGAAAAGTTAAGCAAAACGGAAAGCAGATCGGCACCTACAAGTGATAACAGTAACCTCAGGGAGATGAATCGAAGCAATTCCAAGCGTCCTGAGGTTCAAACTACTTATTGTATCTCACCAAGAAAATCAGCCAGTTTTCTCATCAATAACAGGAAGTCAGAAAGTAAGATAATGCCTTCTTCATTTAGGAATGAACCACTTCCATTCCAAATCAAAAATAAGGTGGAAGACCCAGGAGGGAAGTACGCGTCAAACAAATTCAGTTCCAGTTCTTCGGAGTCAGAAAGCAGATGTTCCAAAGCAGTTTCAGTAGCACCTGAAGCCACAAAGAGGAtgacaaatatgaaaaacattGGATCTGCTTCTGTTAGAAAAGGACCACCTCCGTTCCTCACCAAGAGGGCTGTGTCATGTCCTTCAGGGGCACCAGATGCCTCAAATGggagagatgaaagagaagaaTGCTTGGTCTCAAGCACAGATGCTTCTGCTCTAACACTAAGACCTTGGGAGACAATCATTAGCCCTCCGGAAAACAACTCACCCGTTAGCAATTGTTCTTTACCCAAAGGACACCCCCAAAGGGAAGACTTTCGAGAACACACTGAAAAGGATTGTAAAGTTGCTGCCTCCAGGACAGGTCTGTTCTCAAATGAACACCCTTTACCTTTTTCCTCAGACATGTCaagaaaagaaagtgggaaaACATTACATAAATTTAAGACTACTAGTATGTTTTCGGTTTCTGGTGATGAAGATAATGTGAAATGTCTTGAGGTGGTTTCAATATATTACACTCTGCCGAGGAAATACAGCAAAAAATTCTGTAACATTCTCGAAAAGTATACACAGCAAATCGATTCACTTACAGAGTCAACTAAAGTGGAGACCGAAGCATTTCCTAAtgcttttgaaaagaacaaactaaattaTTCTATGCAGGAGCAGTCAGGAACACCTCCCTCTGAAGGTCAAAAGATGCTGGTCAGCTCTGCTCAGGAGAAGAGCTATTGTGTTTCTCACACCACTGAAGATACGACTGCTTCACCAGACCGGAGACCCTCAGAGCCCACATTACAGGAAATGGCTTCTACTGCAGCAGATGTTTCTCTTCATAAAGGAGAATTGAAAACTGGAGCGATTTCCCCAGATAACTTCGCTAAAACACCTCTAGGCAATGCACagagcagaaaggagagagggaaaaaatggcaGAATGAAACCCTGCATGTTTTATCAATGcttcaggggaaaaaagttacagaagagaaatcagaaaactgTCAGCAGCCCGTTAAATTGGGTAATGGTGGTCCTTCTAATCTTCCAGCCCGTTCAGAAGAGAATGTTGGAAATTCCCAAACCGTAAGAAGTTCTGGGGAGTGTGCAGGTAACACTGTGGTCATTACAGCTCCTGGAACTGCAGAATGCCTTCAGAAAGATATCACAGGCAAAGCTGTGGTTGGTAGCTCCAATGGATTGCAGCCGTGGCAGGTCAGAGGGGAAATTGGAACAGATTTCCAAAAAGAGACTGTTAAAGCACTTTCTGACTCCGAAAGCCAGGTCTTTGCTCTTCCTCCAGCTTTGCATGATCTACACCTTGACGAAGGGACTTGTTCAGGAGAGCCAGATTTAGACAGTTCGCAGTCTGAACCCAGAGAACTACCGCAAAGGAGTCAGGAGGTAAGTATGACAGAGAACAGTAAAGCTGAAGACGAAATGCAAAAGTTGGCATGGGATCAACCTTCACTTCCTGAaggaagcaataaaaataaaaccagcgTGGATGacccagaaaaaggaaaaaacagatctTTAGTTAAACACAGATTGGCAGCCATGTCCAAAGCCAGCAGAAAATTCTCAGCTAAAGATTTAAGCCCCAGAAGACATGTAGCTACTATCTTCCCCCAAAGTGGGAACAGCTGTGGCTTTGGCAGCCTATCTCTTGGCACACCAGAGCGCGACCCTCTGTCCCCTGAGCCTACTCCAAAGtccagagaatccagaaatgaacGCAGGTTGAGTAGCGATGTCATGGAGGCGGAGAAATCCGAGAACTCTTTCCAGGTTCCTGTAAGATCCAACAGAGAAGCTTCTACACAGTTAAGCAATCAGAAGTCTAACGGCATTTCACAACTACGTCAGAGTGAGTCTAAAAATATCTCAGCATCATCACCAAAGTATGAGAAGTCTAAAGATGTAGCAGCAGCTCAGACCTTGGAAAGAGAGTCAGGAGCCTTGGCCCAACCCACATTCGCCAGCCGCGGGGAAGCGGACTTCTCTGACCATCAGAGAAGACTGAACCCTCCTTTTCCACTGGAGCCTGCAGAGAAATCCAGAGGAAGCATCCCGTTGGCCACTTACCGGCAGCAACGAAGTGCTTCCTCTCTGGAGTGGGAACCTGAACCACATCCCTATCGTTCAAACAGTTTAAAAAGCATCAGTGTGCACAGTGATCTGGTACGCAAAAGTCATCCTCCAAAAGTCAGGGAGCGCCATTTTTCTGAGAACACGTCTGTTGTCAATGCCCTGAGTCAGCTGACCCTAGGGAATGAATTCCCTAGCGACAGCAGGTACAGTCGAAGATTCAGATCCTTTTCTGAGCTTTCCTGCTGTAATGCAAATGATAATCGGGCTTTGTGTAGTGGCAGGACAAAAATGGGCCCCAGGTCGGCAACATCTATATCCAGACCCATTGACTATGGAATTTTTGGGAAAGAACAACAGTTGGCTTTCTTGGAGAATGTAAAGAGGTCACTCACGCAAGGAAGATTATGGAAGCCAAGTTTTCTCAAGAACCCTGGTTTCCTGAAAGATGATGTAATTAATGCTCCTAATCCAACAGAGCTATCCAGCTCAAATTCTCCTCGCAGCCAGATGCCAGAAGATGCCTTATCTCCAAGCGCACCACTTAATATCTATGAAGAGAATCCAGTGGACTCAGACTGTGACACAGACACAACCACGGATGATGAATACTATCTAGATGAAAATGACAAAGAGTCAGAACTGTGA